The Cycloclasticus sp. genomic sequence TTTGTGTATACCATACCCGTCTGCCACTTTAACCAGCGCTTTGGCAAAGTAAGGCACACCAAACATGCCCGGACCAGGGTTTGTAAAATGAACATCACACTGATCTAAAATGCCTTTACCACGAAGGTAATCCGCCGCCAAGTACGCAATTTTTTGCGGCGCACCGGGGCACTTAAAAGGTAAAGGCGCTTGTGTAAAGAATGCTTTAGCCCCAGCTTTTAAACCTTGTATGCACTCCCATGTGTATTCAACATAATCCGGCGAATAATTTGAACACACACCATTTTTACCTATCGTTTCTTTAAGACCATCAATCGCCTCCCAATCTAAAACAAGGCCAGGACAAACCACTAAGTACTCGTAGCTGATTTTGTCGCCATTATCTAATTCAACAGAATTGTTTTCTGGGTCTATATGCACCGCCGCTTGTTTTATCCAGCTAACGCCTTTAGGAATTAAACTAGCCGTCGACCGATGCGTTTTTTCAAAGTTGTAACAACCACCGCCTACTAACGTAAAAGCGGGCTGGTAGTAATGCTTTTCGGCAGGATCAACGATGGCGATATCGAGCTGTTTGCCAGCTGCATGACGCTTCAAACTCGCAGCAACAGTAATGCCGGCAGCGCCTGCGCCAATAATGAGTATTTGCTGATGTCTTCCTGACATGATTTATCTCCTCTTTAGTTATATATTAGTATTTTTATACGGCCAACTATACGTCACCGACTATTCGAAAAAAACCTATAACCACCTGTTTCTTAAATCATTTTACCTAAAATAATGACCTTTTATTCTTTTAGGTTATATACATATTCCCAGAACCCATTCAGATTCTAAAGCCTCCGTGCTTTTTTAATTGGCGCTTATCTTGGATCCGCATACCGGCATACACCCCTGCCATCACAGCGATAACAAACAGCAGAGACACTATCAACAAGGATGCAACTCCTTCTTCGCCCAC encodes the following:
- a CDS encoding FAD/NAD(P)-binding oxidoreductase, with product MSGRHQQILIIGAGAAGITVAASLKRHAAGKQLDIAIVDPAEKHYYQPAFTLVGGGCYNFEKTHRSTASLIPKGVSWIKQAAVHIDPENNSVELDNGDKISYEYLVVCPGLVLDWEAIDGLKETIGKNGVCSNYSPDYVEYTWECIQGLKAGAKAFFTQAPLPFKCPGAPQKIAYLAADYLRGKGILDQCDVHFTNPGPGMFGVPYFAKALVKVADGYGIHKDLLHKLVKIDGDAKKATFEVVDGDNKGEIKELDFDMIHVTPHQKTTAFLHGSAVSNEAGYVDVHQKSMQHIKYPNVFGLGDACSTPNSKTAAAVRKQAPTVVENIKNLMDGQPVVETYYGYGSCPLTTARGKVMMAEFIYGGKVTPTLPWVAKPNEESRVMWYTKTTGLPLMYWEFMLKGYEKFLEPQLDYDTDE